In Burkholderia sp. PAMC 26561, the following are encoded in one genomic region:
- a CDS encoding ATP phosphoribosyltransferase regulatory subunit — translation MARKPRKFALWKRNSRAIFINVGAEEAIVPALWSQDTFIEKAGGSEVIGQMWAFPDKKGRACCLIPEATALFQERCTELLGGRRERMLFYIARCYRYERPQAGRYREFSQLGFEYLCPDAKSAVERSQEIATGFFDSLGLRYQIDGSARRGLSYYLNGRGFEMRCTELGAQQQVVGGGAYQEGAGFAIGAERLLLAMTAQGLLQRRP, via the coding sequence TTGGCAAGGAAGCCGCGCAAATTCGCGCTCTGGAAACGCAATTCCAGAGCTATCTTCATTAACGTTGGAGCAGAGGAGGCGATTGTCCCGGCTTTGTGGTCGCAAGACACGTTCATTGAAAAGGCCGGCGGCAGCGAAGTTATCGGCCAGATGTGGGCATTTCCAGATAAAAAGGGACGGGCTTGCTGCCTAATTCCTGAGGCGACAGCACTATTCCAAGAGCGATGCACCGAATTGTTGGGCGGCCGACGGGAGCGGATGTTGTTTTATATTGCTCGGTGTTACCGCTATGAGCGACCGCAAGCCGGCCGCTACCGCGAATTCTCCCAACTGGGATTTGAGTATCTTTGCCCCGATGCGAAATCGGCGGTTGAACGTAGCCAGGAGATAGCGACCGGTTTTTTCGATTCGCTTGGCCTCCGATATCAAATCGACGGTTCGGCCCGCAGAGGCCTCAGTTATTATCTAAACGGTCGGGGTTTCGAGATGCGTTGTACGGAACTCGGAGCGCAACAGCAAGTGGTGGGCGGTGGTGCATATCAAGAGGGTGCCGGCTTTGCTATCGGCGCTGAGCGACTCTTATTGGCGATGACGGCTCAAGGACTTTTGCAGCGGAGGCCGTGA